The Cervus elaphus chromosome 12, mCerEla1.1, whole genome shotgun sequence DNA window AAGGATTGGTGACCCACCTCCTTCCATAGgctgaaaggaaaaacagatttaTAAAGCTTTGGTAGGGAATTAAAGAGACAGGAGCTGTTTCTTCCCTAGCCTATTTCACAAGATTGTCATATCCTATTCACTAGTACCTTTAAAGGGGAATGGGTACCACTCCAGGAGGCAATTGTAATCAAACCTCCGTTCAGGAACAGGTTTACTCACCTCTTCCCTTCAGTCTTCCAGCCAGCCTCACTTTAGAAGTCCAGTGATGGAACCGGAAGCAAGTACCACCCCTGAAGGTAGTAGCAGTGAAACTGAGTTTCTGCTGACCTGGGTTCTTAACCCACTTCTGCAGCTGATTGGCTACGTGTCTTCAGGCAAATCATTTTACCAGTCCTATCCCTTTAGCACATAGTTTCAGTGATACAATcttacaaaagcaaaaattaaaaaaaaaaaatttttttccagagaatGTTTTCTTTAGGAAAGCAAGGTCTAAGAGTCAAATCTGAACCTTACCATGTTGTggagacaaaacaaaaaaggaaaaaaaaaaaaatatatatatatatatatacacacacacacatccattccCAATGTACTTCCTCTGCTAAAAATTCTCCTTTATATTATATTACCTTGTTGGTAGAAATTATTAgggttgaattatttttttaaattgtttataacATTAAACCAAGGATCATAAAGATGAACTCACCTTCGTTCTGCAGATTAACTGATGTCAGCTAGCCTGGCTTAGGTTTCAGGAAAGACTGATAGACAGCATTCAAactccaaacaaaacaaaaaacaaaataaaatgcaaaagccTGGTGGTGGAAGCATCTAGGCAAAGAGAAAACCTGGACAATGGCTGCAAACAGTGAGCAAATCCTCTACTTTTTGAGAACACAAACACCATTTCAACAAGGAAATTACATTCAGTGGAGGTTGTTTTAGGACAAGGCTGAGCAAATTAAATACTTCACCACCATATGTTCAGCTTTGGCAGGAGAGGTAGGTGGTAAGGGAATCTCAATGTTAGGGAATGCCCATATCACACCCCAGCTGGCTATTTAGTCATGAAATAAGGAGAAACACACAAATATTTGGTTAAAACACCTTTAATGAAAAGGGAAAGACACTAGTATCTCCCTTGTCTGCTTTTCACATTTTACTATGTTAGGAAACTCTGGAGCCTACACCTTTGGAGGAGGAGCCATCACTCAAGTCAGTCAATAGCAGAACCTtcaccccctcctcctcagaACTCCTGTTCCAGATGATCCTATGTTAAGAGTAAATACTACATCTCATTACAagacagagaggcagggaggACAGCACCTGGGGCTACTCTCCCAAAGTCTGGGACTCTGAACCAGACAGTGGCAAAGACACAAACCCAGGTCCATGGACAGGCAAAATGGGGAGGAAGTGGACCTTGAGAGAGGAAGACAAGGAAAATACAAGGGGCTAGGGAATAAAGGAGGGAGTTATCTAAAACTAGAAGCACACTAGTGCTAGCAAACCCCCCTGATCCATGGTGCACTGTGGCACACGAAAGTCACCATGAGTCCAAAAGAACATTCATGAGACCCATCGACCCATCCAATTAAGAATTTGAGGTCTCCTCCTTTACATCTTGCCCCTTTATTAATCATATAGGTTTGCAGCAAGCCTTATGCTTTACAACACTCAACTCTCCATTAGTCCTTCAACTACCCTCATCAACAATGCTTGCAAAAGATATGAACTTCattatttccttctcccaaataGCCATCCCATGGGAGACCTCTCAGCAAGAAATCCACTTGTTTCCTAACTGTGAGAGGCAAAGATGAAGGATATGAGAAGCTCAAAATATCTTGGCATATTAACCAGCCAACACCTTTGCCTTAATGTGACTAAGACACAAGTGCCTTACTAGCAGGAAGAGTGTCCTGTGCCTTTCATTTCTCCCTACCCCTTGGGGCTGGGCCACGAGAGACAGATATTGTTGCATTTTCATTGTTGGCACGCGGAAGGAGAAGGAAGGTACAATCTGCTACTTCTCTTctatgatgggcttcccaggcactgTCTTGGAAGCAAGAGGccaaaagaggaaaaggggagcTCTCTTCTTGGCTTCTCTGGATCCCACTGCTGGAGGCAACTTCCCAGcctcagttcctgggccaaacaGCACTGGTGGTGCAGGGCCTGAAGGGGTGGTGGAGATGGAGATGGAACTGGAAGTCTGGGGCTTGGCAGGCAGGTCACTTGACAGGAAGGTTGTGTCCTGGTTCCAAAGAGACAGTGGGCCCACCCTCACCAGCTGGGAAGGAATGCCCTGGGACAAGAAGTCATGAAGGTTGACCTGGTAACCAGAGAGGAGTGGCCCTAGGCCCTCCAGGGACAGATGCTGCCCCCTTCGGGGTGGACTGTAATTCCATATGTGGGTGCTCAGGTGCACCTGccaaagggaagggagaggagagggaagaagggtcATTCTCAGGGAAGCTGGAAAGGGTTCTTCTTGGGAATGTAAAAGCTGTAGTGAATCTATTTTCCTCAGGTACAATGAATGAAGAGGGAAGAAAAGTTTCTCAGGGGGCAACTGCCGTGAGCACAGCGATTTTGAAACTCGGGGATTAGAGAAAAGTCATTAGGGACATctaagaactcagagaaacagacaaataaagGCTCATAGATCTGGGAGGTCCTTCTACAGAGCTCTCACTTACTGCTCCTTGGGTCAAGGGGCAGCAGGTACAGAAAAACTGGCTCATGGGATGGTGGGGTCATCTTTTCGGGGAAAGGGAGAGAGCCCTGGGGAAGTGATAGAGGGTGAGCAGCCTGGGACCAAGGAAAGAGCAGCAATATTTTGAGGGCCGTGGGGGGCAAAGGGCTGTACCTGGTGGTGGGCCAGCAGCATGTGCTTCTTGAGGGTAGCCCGCTCGAGAAAGCCCTGCCTGCAGAAAACACAAGTGAAGAGCAGCCCCTCCTTGGGGTGGGTTTTCTGATGCTCCTCCAGAGCTGCCTGGGTGGGAAAGGTCTGGCCGCACACCTCACAGGCCTTTCGGCCACTGCTCTCCCCGGGCTCCTTTCTCATCACTTCCTGCAGGCTCAGCTCCTCCACCGAGGGGGTGCCGCCTTCCCCTTCAAGGGCCAGCGCTGACCCTGGGCTGGAGCTCCTCTCCTGTTTTCCCCCCTCTTCCGAGCCTCCGGCAGCATCACTGCCTCCCTGCTCCATTGGCTGCGTCTGGTCCAGGCTGTCAGGCGGCGGCGGTGGCAGCAGACAAGGCTGTTGAATGGTCTTCTCATTAGTGTCCATCTCCTTCCCGGCTGTGGCCACTGCCGCCACAGCCCCCACTTCCTCCTCCGTGCCAGAGGCCTCTTCTGAATCACCTCGCACGGATATCGCCTTCTCACCTCCACTTTCAGAGCCTCTTCCGGCCAGGGAATCTTCATCGGTcacatcttcttcctcttcttcgtcctcttcctcttcttcagacAACTCCTCCTCTGGGGATGGCTGCTGGGATGGCTGCTGGGGAAAGCCCCCCGCTCCGGAGACTGTCGATTGCTCAGAGCCGTTCTCCTGGGCAGCTCCCCCCGCTTCAGACAGTGCAGCGCCACCATTGGGGATCTGGCCCCCCAGGTGCATCCGAACATGCTGCTGCAGAGTAACAGCGTTGGTGAACTTCTTCTGGCAAATGGGGCAGGAGTTCTGGGCCCGGGCAGCTGGACTAGCCTTATGGCCCACGAAATGTGCACGCAGATTGCCCCGGGTAGAGAAAGCTCTGCCACACACTTTGCATTTGAAGGGCCGCTCACCTCCATGCTGGCCATAATGCAGGCGCAGTGCCCGAGGACAGCTCAGCACCCGGAGACAGATGACGCACTGGTTGGGTCCAGATGAGGCTGATGATGAAGCTGCAGGGGCAGAGGTGGTGGGGGCGCCCGAGGCAGTAGGGGCCACTGCCACAGCTCCTTGACGGTCAATCTTTTCTACCAGCTGCTGAAGCTTGGAGGTCTCCGAGGGCGAAGCCCCCAAAGGCTCCAGCACATAAGGGAAGGGAAAGCTACCAGTGGACTTCAAGTGGTTGGTAAGCAGGGCCCAGCTGGGTAGCGATGTCACCAGCTTACTTAGCTGCATGCGGGTTGCTGTGCCACTTTCTGCCACCCCGGTGATGGCTGAGCCCTCACTCCCCGGTGGGGTGTTTTCATCCGCTTTATTCTTTGGCTCTACCGCTTTCATGAGCACGAACTTATTGAAAGCGGGAAGCGCAGGGGCCGTAGTGGTGCCTGCGCCGGTGGAGAGCAGCGTGAGGCTCTCTGTGGCACTGAGGGCGGCGGTGGAGGCCACCAGAGGCTTGCGTTCCACACCTCCGCCCGGCACAGCTGCCTCCTCCTCGGCCTTCTCTGGCGGCACCGACATACCATAGGGCAGGCCGCTGCTGGTGATAACGTAGTCTAGGTGCTCTGGCACCGGGTGAGGGTTCATCTGCACATGTGGGTACTTCTCCCGATGCCGGTGGAAATGCACTTTGAGGTTGCCTCGCGTGGTAAAGCGGTTGCCACACACATTACACTTATAGGGTCTCTCGCCTGTGTGGGAACGCAGGTGGATCTGCAGGGCACTGTCACTACCAAATACTTTGGCGCAGAAGCGGCATTTGTGCCTCCCACCGGGCTTCTCCAAGGGGCCCATCACTTCCCCATAACTCAACTCTCCACCTCCATTCTTTGGCTTCAGGAGCCCCGGAGAGGCAGCAGCCTCGAGGCCCCGGGCTGCCCCAAGACACTGCGCTGCCAGGAGTCCCGTGGTGCCTGGGAATGCCAGGTGAGGCGAGGCGATCAGCTGATCCGTGCTGCCCGACAGGGCCGGGGAGGCGGCAGGGGTGGGTTTGTGGCTTCGCCCGACCGCACCAGCAGAAAAAGGGTGCTGTGATCCCAGGGGGTGGTAAAGGTGGAAGAAAGCCTGCTTGGGTGCTTCTGCCCccgaggaggaggtggaggaaggtgCCAGTGTCTTGCCAGTTTGGACAGGCTTGATGGGGCTGAAGAGGGGAAGCAGGGGCTTGGTGGAGGAGGCAGTCCCTGTCCCAGGTAGCTCTGAGGGACTGGAAGGGGTGCCCACTGTCTGACCTAAGGAGCCAAGCAGCAGCACCTGCCGGCAGATTTGCTCCGTCATCTGCATCTGATGAATCTGGCGCTGCTGCAGCACCCGGAGTTCTTCCAAGATCAGAGGGATGTTCAAGTGGCCACTGCCTACCCCtggggggggaggaggaggaggcggaggaggagggggtgcagGGGTGGACTCCGGCGGTAATGGAGTTGCTCCCAGCTTGGGGCTGGCCAAGATcaggcccccacctcccccagctgcTGTACCTGTGGCAGCAATGAGGAAGTGCCCGGAAGACTCCTCTCCCCTCCGCTCTGGGCCCCAGGTGGGATCTGTGGGTACAGAGGACGCGCAGTCCGAGGGGTTGCTTTGCTCGGCCTCCATGACCTGCGGACTGCTGTGGCCCTCAGGCCGGGGTTCGCAAGAGGTCGAAGAGTTGTTGGGGTTCTCCTGGCCTCCAATTATCACCATTACAGGGGGATCAGTAGAACATGCATTCTGGTGGGCGAGGAATTCAGTTGGGTCAGTGAACTGTGCGCAGCACTTGGCACAGACTTGGGGGTGGTCGTCCTCGCTCACATCACCTGGGGGAGAACACAAGGAGAGACCGTGGGTGGTGCGGTTGGGATGGGTACACACAGGCTGTAATTAACAACGAGCCCAGTAACCgctagtgggggtggggagatgagCTCACCATCAGGCCGTGCAGAAGGCTAGAGCTCAGGGCTGACCCGCCTGGACACGACACGCCAGCACTGGGGGCCAGGAAGGAGAGGAGCGGGCATGCACAAGCTACCGTCCCCCTTCCATTCCCCCGCACCCCGGGTCACCGGCGGGCGGAAGGACTAGCTGGGAGGACCGGGTCCTGGGCAGAGAATCATGCGTTTTATCTCGTCCACCGAAAGTCCTTCCCCCCTCGCCCCGCGCGCCCCCTCCACCCCTACCCCTGCCGGGCCCTACCGCACCTCCAAGCTCCGCCGGCTCCCCGCAGGGCCCCCCGAGACGAGAGCTCCTCCCGGCTTCGTGCGCCATGGTTGAGCGGGAGGTGCAGGGCCGGGTGGAGTGGGAGACAATGGGTATCCGGATTGGGGGAGGCGGCAGTGGCCGCCCGGGCTGCAGCAACCTCTGCACCCAGCGGCCCAGACTGCAGAGATGGAGATCCGCGGCGGGGGCAGGGCGCagcggaggagggggaggggagcgagGAGACGCggaggaggggaggagctggAGCCCGAAAGCTGGGAgaggggagatgggggaggagcTGCTGGGGAGGGGAGTCTGTGGGGAGGAGCTGctgaggagggaggcgggagctggggaggagagaggggggcGGGGGATGGGTGTATGGGGGCGGGAGCCCAGGGCCCTGGAGGGTTTCCGGTAGGCTCCGTGACAGGTGCTGTGGGGCCTGGTGGGGGTCCACCTATCCTGGCCCTCTGCTAGCTCCCCCCATCTCCAGATGTCTTTGCCCAGACCGGTCCGCCCACCTCCCCAGCAAGCTCAAGGGGGCACAGTAGGAAACACAGCCTTGCTCAATAGAGCAGAGCGAtaggcttctcttattttccttcgGATAAAGGATCTGCTGAGCCTGGAAAACGTGGACTCCAGAGAGGGTGGTCTGAGGGCCAGAGCGGGAGGGGGGGTCCCAGAAAATCCACCCCTTATCTACACATATTCACACCGCCCCTTCAAATGCCCCAAGTTTCGTCCTGTTTTCTTCACCTCCattcccaccctacccccacaccCCCTCCACAAAAGAAGCGTCTCAGGGTGGGAGGCTGCGAGGTAGAATTTCCAAGGAAGTCGATTCAGGACTCTTCTCTGCGGAACACTAAACCCCtttactcccctcccctcctccccccgaATAATAGCTGAATGCAAGTTACTCCAAGGATCACCCGGCCCACACCTCATTTATAGAGTTCATGCTTATTTAAGGAGCCATCTCCTATTTAGTTTCCTCTTCTCTACCCTTCTTCTTCCGTTGTCCTTCTCTGGCAACGCAGACACTATTAAGGACGTGCGGTTTTGGGAAGATGCTAGCCTGCAGAGGCCCACCTAGCTCTAACCTGGGGGGGAAGGGAACTCCTCCCGAAACAATGGGGAAAATGCAGTAGGAGGGAGCTACCAGGCAGCCTCTCGGGGCCTAAAGCCCCTTTTAGCCCCAGGCTGGGTTGAATGCCTAGAAATGATTTAACACCTGCTCACCGCACAGAGGTGGCCTCCTATTCAGAGAGAGGATTAAGGGGGTAAGATGCCTCCTGGACCAGGTACTCTGCATTCCCTTCCTACCTTGAAATGAGCCTTAATGGCTTTCCCACTTCCTTAAAAGAGCTTATCTTACTTACAGAAGGTGACAACAAGTCCTTAGTTCTGTGGTTTGCCTGGGCATCAGTAAATCCACCTTGTTCTAATCCCAGTTCCGTTCTTGCCTGGCTGGTGGTAAATTGAGGCATGGTGGGCGGTCATACCATGACTacactgccatttccttttttgtaAAGTGGTAATACTGTAGCTATGCTGGCTTCATCAGAGAAATATAGTGGggataaaataatatgtatatattggaCTTCAAATTTTGGGAGGAGTCCCAAATATTGTGAATTAAAGAACTTATATTGTGGCAAAAAACCCAAAATAagctaaaatacatatatattcaaattAGGTCTGTTTTCATGTTAcctattaatttctttttatttatttatttatttttggccaagcTGTATGGCTtactcaggatcttagttccctgaacctAGGTCCTTGGTAGCATAAGTgtggcatcctaaccactggactgccagggaattagCAATCTTATTCATTTCTGAGGCTAATATCATTGGCATATGTTAAGAGTAGGCAGTCTTTTGGGATGGGAGCTGTGATATTATGTTAGTGTAATGTAATATTAATATtagactttccaggtggcgctagtggtaaagaatccatctgccaatgcaggagaggcaagagacactggtttaatTCTTGGGTTGGGGGCaatttcctggagtaggaaaaggcaacccactccattattcttgcctggaaaattccatggacagaggagcctggcaggctacagtccatggggttgcaaagagtcagacacgactgaacacacacactgagttgtatataatacatagttgaatattaatattagtataatataatattaataatgtcCACTTTCACTGAAAACATTGTACTGAATTGTTTTGAAACTTCAGATAAACACAAGGGTCTTGACACTGTGGACAATGGCCCTAAAACAGAGGAGCTCCAGGCTTACAGAACTGaccagggagggagaggggattcTATGTCAATTATGGTTAAGTCACAGGTTAACTgccatgttgtttatttttacagataaggaagttgaagcttggagaggttaagtgacttttcCAAGTTCACACAGTAATTCAGTGCAATAAGCATTCAGAATTTTGACTCCTGTCCAATACTTTCCCAAGCACATCAACATTGTGTAGCTTCCCTAAGCTAGAGAAAGGGCCCTGTGTGGTTCCTACCTGCCATTTGCTCTGTGGCCTCAGTGAGAGAGAAGGAATCAGATGGACGCTTTCTACTGAGCATTTGTTAATTAGCATTGAACGTTTGATATCAAGTTGCTGTTTTGTCAAGTCTTCCAACAAGAAAAGAAatccttttcttttcatcttctcctgggaaaCACTGTCCCCTTTCTTGCTCTTTAATGAAACTTGCTTTCTGATGCGTAATTTGATCTGCACTCTTCTTAAAGGTAAATTCAGTCCCTGTTGAAAGGTGATGGATCAACAGCCACCTGTAAGAGGAGCCCTCTATTTCTCAGCACTTTGCACTCACTGCCTATCCTGAAAAGGGGGGTGGGATTCTTAGGCAGACACgaatgaagtcataaacacaggactAAACAAACCCGGTAATGGTGTCCTTAGATAGTAGATAAGGTGAGGTAAGCTATCCTGGGTCACATGCAAAGTCTGGGATGGACACAGGACTGAGACCTGGATACGCTGGTTTAAATTTATAAAGAGCTGAAATGACAAGGAAAAATGAAATCAGGTGACTCTCTAAATCTGGTGGCTCATCAAACTTGGGAAAGGATGGCTCGGAAAACAGAAAAATCGGTGGGTAGCAGGTAGACTTAAACAGAAGTTCTCAAACTTTGCTGCCCATTAGAATTACTGGGAGAGCTTTAAAAAATCCCAGTGGCCaggctgtgtgtgcgtgcatgctaagtctgaCGCTCTGTGAAgatatgaactgtagcctgccaggctcctctgtccatgtgattcaccaagcaagaatacagggtagccatttcctactccagggaatcttccgacccagggatcgaacaggcatctcttaggtctcctgcattggctggcgggaTCTTTACGAcgagagccacctgggaagcctggccagggtgggtctAGGCATCAATGTTTGTAATGCTCCTCAAGTGATTCCAATGTACAGCCAAGGAGGAGATCCATAGTGTGTATCAGAGAAGTGCCTTTCCCATCACACCTTCCACCCTGCTTCTCACAAGTCTTCAAAGTGGAAAAGTAGAAAgtgctgactcttttgtgaccccatagactgtagcctgccaggttcctccgttcATGAGATTTcacgggcaagaatactggagtgggttgccatttccttctccaagggatcttcccgacccagggatcaaatcagtttctcctgcattgctggcgaattctttactgctgagccaccggggaaggtCACAAATCTTACCTGTGTTCAACTTTACCAAAATTAGGACATAAGTAAAACGAGTTgctcaatgcaaaataaaatctgcctatCGGGTTGTCTCTCTCCTCTGACCACAGCTACATTTTGACTCTCCTGTACCCTGCCTCCATGAACAGAAATTGACATGATATACGCCCGACTATTAGTTTAAGTGACTGTATGTGCATCTTGAGCCATACTTCTAATTGTAAAATGAAAGTCTGTGTTGTACACAGAGTTCAGGCACCATctaatcattaaagaaatgagCATACTATGTAAGCCCTGCCTAAACTTACTGTTAATGTTGGACCAACACCAATTGATAGTGTCCCCAATTATGAGTTGATTCTGTAATTGCTGCTATAGAGGATTTCTAAGGGAGAATAAATGATCTTCTCTTCCGCACTCCTCTCTCCTAAATGCATCCACACACCCCTCTGTCACTCACACCTAGTAAGTGTACCCTTGACCTGTGCAACGCAGTGGACAAACAGGCACAGGTACATCTGGTGCTAAGTGAGAAAAATATATGTTTCCAGAATAAGAATATCTTAgatcaaacacacaaaaaaagggtTTTATTAAAACAGGCATTTTTCTGATATCAAAGGACTCAGCACTTAACATGGAATTCATACTGTTTTGAAGCTGGAAGTGACTTTAGAGAGCTGACCTCTCACTGAGCACAGTGATTGAGAATGTCAGCTCTGCATCAGACCTCAGCTAAAGTGCCAGCACTTTctaatctttgtgaccttgggaaaagtTTCTTAATTTCCCTAAGgcttggatttctttttaaaatggggGTATGGCAACAAAAATGTATGAAATTCTTATACagtgctacaacatagatgagacttgaaaacattatgctgagtgaaataagccagacggAAATAAGCCACTCAAATGGACACATATTGTATGGTTTCATTATGTGGGATCCCTAGAATTGGtaaattcacagaaacagaaagtcgAATGGTGATTTTCTGGGGCTGGTGGGATTGGGTGAAGCAAATGGGGAGTTATTATTTAAAGGGTATACAGTTTCAGTTTGGCAAGATGAAAGAGCTCTGAGATGGATGGTAATAATGGTCACACAGaattgtgaatatacttaatgccactgaattgtatgcttaaaaatgacaaattttgttttgtatatttcaCCATAAATTAAAGGCATTTTAATGGAGGTAATAATAgcagagaaataaacaaaaggaaatatacaaaGGGCATAGCATAGTAGCTGACAAATAGTAAATGCTCTGCAAATATTAGCAATGAGTATTATTCTGTAAAGACTAAAAGCTGAAACCCTGGGAGAAGGCtggacttgtccaaggtcacaaaactTCCAAGTCCAAGCTGGACTGAAAACCAGGTTTTCTGTGTCCTTATCCAGTGCTCTATTGTATCCTGCCTGAGTACTTTCTAGCTACTCAGAAATGGTTTTTTTTGACCCAGGAGTGCCTAGGGCTTAAAGGCTCAGGGATCAATACTCCAAGGGAGGATGCTGTAAAGAGGACAGAACCCTCACAACTCTATTTTTGCCTTCTTTCCCCTTGTGCTGCTCTTGATATCTGCCAACTGCCATTTCTTCCCCTAGATCTGTCTGGCTGTCGTCCTGGTTTCTCCTTCTCACTAAATATCTGGGTTTctgatggtttcctttatttCCCAGATGCACTAGTTTACATTTTCCCTATTCACATCCCTTATGTTCTCTATTCCAGACTTCTAGACTCTGTAGGGAAGAGAGGAATGTTTTTTCTCTCCAGAGTTTTTAAGTAAATAGACTATTTCCTTCTCATCACTTACATGCAATTACTATTCTGTTAGGTTTTGGTGTTCTGGTCAGGGAAGCTGAACAAAAAGAGGGCTGGAAAACAGGTTTTTCAGACTGTGTCTTGGTGATATCTTAGGTCACTGCAGAGATGAGGCTTTTAAAATGTGCAACAAAGGCTCAGCATTTGCTTGTCACATATGGTAAACATTGCTTAAAGGAAGGCAAAGACTCCTGAAAGCCTTAGTGGCACCCTAGCCTActaaaataaatgtctgctgaTGGTCATGATGATGCCCATAGCTCCACAGGTACACCTGTAAAAGGGCACACGTAAGAGCCCCCAAATAAGAGCCCTCCCTACCTAATTTGGGGGCCTgcagaacaacagcaacaacaaaatgtcCCTGGGGTAAAGGAGAACTCAGGAGGCTGAAGATCACATGAGTGAATAGAAACCCTATCTGTATATCTTATAAGAGCATGAAGGAATTTTAGATTTGATCAAATATTAGCCACCTCATCTTACATATGAGACCCCATTACACCCCAGGTCATGCTAGTAGCCCAAGGATCTTTCACTGTCAGAATTCTGAACAGAAAACCCATCAGCTTTCTTAAGGTTAACTACACCTTTCTTGCTCCTgacatttatgtttttaacttttatggCTCAAAGGCAAAATTTCAACTGAAATTCTTTGCTGCCATTGAGTTCAAGCCTATACTGTTTCTATGGGGACGGCTTTGCAGCAGCATTTCCGTGCCCCCAGGTGTTCACAGCCACAAGTGGGAGCTATAGCTCAAGGGGCTGGAGAGTCCTCTCAGGGCAGTTGTGCAAGAATTTGTAGCTGCCTCCCAGACTCTTCCTCAGCAGTGGTGTAGGGAGTGGGTGAGCTgaggaagtggggagagaggggagaggggaggagaggaggacgcCTCTGGGGGGATTCAGTATTGTTCCGCAATCCAACCAGCAGGGGTGCAGGGCTGTAAGGCAACTCGGAGGCTCTGGGGGAAGTCTCCTGtagagcagcaggaggaaacatcCGGCCTGCAGCCTCattaagggggggggggggcggctaaTGTGTCCCAGGAGGGAAGGATGCCACCAGCTAGAACCTCTTAATACTGGCACAGTGGGATCCCAGTAAAGCACTGATTTGAAGGGGATGTGTTCTACACAAAAGCCAAAATGTCTGTAGCATGTGGCGCACTGACTTGatctcaagtctttttttttttttaaacagcaggtGAGAAGGTAAGTTTAATCCATGTTTTAGTTTTAACCACTACAAATGCATTATCCTAGAGGTTTCCATGACACATATCTCATAAAGAAATGCTGAAGTTTACGAGGAGTTCCCAGAGCTTTGGTCTTATTTCAGTATTTGCAAGAAGTGCCACTGTActcacatataataataatactcaCATGTTAAATACTTATTTATGCTAGGGGCTATACCACATGTTTTAAGCACTTATTTATGCTAGTTATTTTTCTAAGTGTACTAACATGTATTAACTCAATAACCTAATGAGGTAGTGGTCAGTAtattcatccccattttacagatgaggaaacagacatagaaaagcaAAGTAAATCGACAAAGGCTACACAGCTAACCAAGAggtagagccaggatttgagTCCTGAAATTCTGCCTTCAGAATCCTTATGTTTAATCCTATATCACGTTGTTGGCTGAATCAGCTGTTTGCTAAATAAATAGCTTCTCTCCGAGCCAGAACTTTCAAACTTTCACAGTATGAAATACATAGCCATACGAGATTATCCAAAATTTGCTCAGTCCTAAGAAGTACAGGGATATTTGCGAAGATACAGATTCCCAGACTAGCTCACATCTACCCACAACCAAGCAAGCTTGGAAAACCCTAATTTAGGTGGAGTGTGTACTACCAGCTCTGATTATCATGAAATCAAGGTTTCTTTCCTGATTATGCCTGTTTCTGAGACTTTGAGCAATGTCATTGCTCAGTACCTTAGTTGCTCTGTTGGCTGCCTCTTACTGGAATGCTGTATGAAGACA harbors:
- the SALL2 gene encoding sal-like protein 2 isoform X2, with translation MVIIGGQENPNNSSTSCEPRPEGHSSPQVMEAEQSNPSDCASSVPTDPTWGPERRGEESSGHFLIAATGTAAGGGGGLILASPKLGATPLPPESTPAPPPPPPPPPPPPGVGSGHLNIPLILEELRVLQQRQIHQMQMTEQICRQVLLLGSLGQTVGTPSSPSELPGTGTASSTKPLLPLFSPIKPVQTGKTLAPSSTSSSGAEAPKQAFFHLYHPLGSQHPFSAGAVGRSHKPTPAASPALSGSTDQLIASPHLAFPGTTGLLAAQCLGAARGLEAAASPGLLKPKNGGGELSYGEVMGPLEKPGGRHKCRFCAKVFGSDSALQIHLRSHTGERPYKCNVCGNRFTTRGNLKVHFHRHREKYPHVQMNPHPVPEHLDYVITSSGLPYGMSVPPEKAEEEAAVPGGGVERKPLVASTAALSATESLTLLSTGAGTTTAPALPAFNKFVLMKAVEPKNKADENTPPGSEGSAITGVAESGTATRMQLSKLVTSLPSWALLTNHLKSTGSFPFPYVLEPLGASPSETSKLQQLVEKIDRQGAVAVAPTASGAPTTSAPAASSSASSGPNQCVICLRVLSCPRALRLHYGQHGGERPFKCKVCGRAFSTRGNLRAHFVGHKASPAARAQNSCPICQKKFTNAVTLQQHVRMHLGGQIPNGGAALSEAGGAAQENGSEQSTVSGAGGFPQQPSQQPSPEEELSEEEEEDEEEEEDVTDEDSLAGRGSESGGEKAISVRGDSEEASGTEEEVGAVAAVATAGKEMDTNEKTIQQPCLLPPPPPDSLDQTQPMEQGGSDAAGGSEEGGKQERSSSPGSALALEGEGGTPSVEELSLQEVMRKEPGESSGRKACEVCGQTFPTQAALEEHQKTHPKEGLLFTCVFCRQGFLERATLKKHMLLAHHQVHLSTHIWNYSPPRRGQHLSLEGLGPLLSGYQVNLHDFLSQGIPSQLVRVGPLSLWNQDTTFLSSDLPAKPQTSSSISISTTPSGPAPPVLFGPGTEAGKLPPAVGSREAKKRAPLFLFWPLASKTVPGKPIIEEK
- the SALL2 gene encoding sal-like protein 2 isoform X1 produces the protein MAHEAGRSSRLGGPCGEPAELGGDVSEDDHPQVCAKCCAQFTDPTEFLAHQNACSTDPPVMVIIGGQENPNNSSTSCEPRPEGHSSPQVMEAEQSNPSDCASSVPTDPTWGPERRGEESSGHFLIAATGTAAGGGGGLILASPKLGATPLPPESTPAPPPPPPPPPPPPGVGSGHLNIPLILEELRVLQQRQIHQMQMTEQICRQVLLLGSLGQTVGTPSSPSELPGTGTASSTKPLLPLFSPIKPVQTGKTLAPSSTSSSGAEAPKQAFFHLYHPLGSQHPFSAGAVGRSHKPTPAASPALSGSTDQLIASPHLAFPGTTGLLAAQCLGAARGLEAAASPGLLKPKNGGGELSYGEVMGPLEKPGGRHKCRFCAKVFGSDSALQIHLRSHTGERPYKCNVCGNRFTTRGNLKVHFHRHREKYPHVQMNPHPVPEHLDYVITSSGLPYGMSVPPEKAEEEAAVPGGGVERKPLVASTAALSATESLTLLSTGAGTTTAPALPAFNKFVLMKAVEPKNKADENTPPGSEGSAITGVAESGTATRMQLSKLVTSLPSWALLTNHLKSTGSFPFPYVLEPLGASPSETSKLQQLVEKIDRQGAVAVAPTASGAPTTSAPAASSSASSGPNQCVICLRVLSCPRALRLHYGQHGGERPFKCKVCGRAFSTRGNLRAHFVGHKASPAARAQNSCPICQKKFTNAVTLQQHVRMHLGGQIPNGGAALSEAGGAAQENGSEQSTVSGAGGFPQQPSQQPSPEEELSEEEEEDEEEEEDVTDEDSLAGRGSESGGEKAISVRGDSEEASGTEEEVGAVAAVATAGKEMDTNEKTIQQPCLLPPPPPDSLDQTQPMEQGGSDAAGGSEEGGKQERSSSPGSALALEGEGGTPSVEELSLQEVMRKEPGESSGRKACEVCGQTFPTQAALEEHQKTHPKEGLLFTCVFCRQGFLERATLKKHMLLAHHQVHLSTHIWNYSPPRRGQHLSLEGLGPLLSGYQVNLHDFLSQGIPSQLVRVGPLSLWNQDTTFLSSDLPAKPQTSSSISISTTPSGPAPPVLFGPGTEAGKLPPAVGSREAKKRAPLFLFWPLASKTVPGKPIIEEK